The DNA region ACCACCCGCAGCGTGAGCCGTTCGCCACCGCCGCCCACCAGGATGCTCGGGCGCGGCCGCTGAAGTGGCTTGGGGTCGCAGTAAGCGTTCTGGAGCCGGTAGTAGCGGCCCTCGAACGTCACCACCTGCTCCGTCCAGAGCCTGCGGATGACCTGCAGCGCCTCGTCGAGCATGCGGATGCGCACGGACGCCCTTTCGAACGGGTAGCCGTACCCCCGGTACTCGTGCTCGTACCAGCCCGCCCCGATGCCGAACTCCAGCCGCCCGCCCGAGATGACGTCGGCCGTGGCTGCCATTTTGGCCAGCAGCGCCGGGTTTCGATAGGAGTTGCAGGTGACCAGCTGCCCGATCCGCAGGCTCACCGTCTGGGCCAGGAGCGCCGAGGTCGCCGTCCAGCACTCGAAGACGCTGAACGAAGCGGGCGTGGGCACCGTGTGGAAGTGGTCGTAGAGCCACCCGGAGTCGAACCCGGTGCCCTCCAGGGTCCGCGCCACCCGCCCCATGAGCCGCCACTGCTGCTGGGGCGGCGCTTCGGCCGGCAGGTCCATCAGCCACCCCTGCGGGATCATGGCACCGACCCGAAGGGGCGACGCCTTCCAGCGGCGGGTCACGGCCGGCCTGGCCTGGGTCTGCACGGCCACGCCCATGCGCGCCTCACCTCACAGGGCGACCTTTTTGCAGGAGGCCTCATGTCGCGCTGCGGTAGCGCTCCCGCATCTGGGCGAGCGAAACGGGCTTGTAATCGCCGGCGTGGCCGGCGCACCCGAACGCCTCCATGCGGGAGCGCACCACCCCGGCGATGGCCTCCCGTGCCGGCCCGAGGTACTCCCGGGGGTCGAACTTCTCCGGCGATTCGGTGAACACCCGGCGGATGGCCGCCGTGACGGCCAGCCGGATGTCGGTGTCCACGTTGATCTTGCGGACCCCGAGCTGGATGGCCCGCTGGATGCTCTCGAGGGGCACGCCCCTGCTTCCCGCCAGGCGCCCGCCGAACCGGTTGACCTCTTCCACCAGTTCGGCCGGCACCGACGACGAGCCGTGCATCACCAGGGGGATGCGGACACGCCGGTAGATCTCGGGGACCAGGTCGAGCGCGAGCTTTGGCTCGCCCTTGAACTTGTACGCGCCGTGCGAGGTGCCGATGGCCACGGCCAGGGCGTCGCATCCCGTGCGTTCGACGAACGCCTCCGCCTGGGCCGGGTCGGTCAGCTTCACCTTCCCGGCCACGTCCTCCTCGATGCCGCCCAGGGTGCCGAGTTCCGCTTCGACCGATACGCCGCGATCGTGCGCGTACTCTACGACGGCCCGGGTCAGGGCGACGTTCTGCTCGAACTCCAGGTGTGACCCGTCTATCATGACGGAGCTGAAGCCCAAAGCGACCGCCGTCTTCACCGTCTCCAGGGAGTCGCCGTGGTCCAGGTGAACCACCGCAGGAATGTCGGGGTTTTCCTCGAGGGCGGCCTGGATCAGGTGCTTCAGGTAGACCAAATTGGTGTACTTGAGGGCGCCGCGGCTTGCCTGCAGGATGACCGGGGAACGGGCCTCGCGGGCCGCCTGCATGATGCCCTGGACCTGTTCCATGTTGTTGACGTTGAACGCGCCGACCCCGTAACCGCCGCGTTCGGCCTCCCTCAGGCACTGGTATAGCGTAACGAGAGCCACTTGCGTGCCACTCTCCCTTCCCGGCCGTAGGAGGACAGTTCCAGCGCCCGCCTGCTTCCTCCTGCGCCGGCTGCCCCAGGGAAAAGGAGGTGTCCGCGCAAGCGCGACGCCTTCATGGGGTGGCCCCCGGAAGTACGGCGCGGCGCCCGCCCGGGGCTTCCACCACGTCAAAGCCCCCGCCGTACGCCACCGACAACGTCCCCGGGGCCAGGACCTGGCCCGGAGGGCCTTCGGCGACGACCGTGCCGCCCGCAAGCAGCACCACCCGGTCGGCCAGCGCGGCCAGGTTCGGGTCGTGCACCACCATCAGGATGCCCGTTCCCGCCGCTTTCTTCTGGCGCAGCACCGCCACCAACGCGGCCTGGTGCTTCAGGTCGAGGTGACTCGTGGGCTCGTCGAGCAACAGGTAGCGACCTCCGGTCGCAAGCGCCCGGGCCAGCGCGACCCGCTGGCGCTCGCCGCCGGACAGGGCGTGCACGGGCCGCAATGCGAGCGAACCCAGGCCCGTGGCTTCCATGGCCTCCCGGGCCGCGGCCCTGTCTTTCGCGGTTTCGGCGCCAAGCCACCCCGTGTGCGGGATCCGCCCCAGCAGCACCACCTGCATGACGGTCATCCCGCCGGGCAGGAGGGTCTGCTGGGGCACGTAGGCCACCAGGCGCGCCCGCTCCCAGGTGGAGTAGCGGGAGATGGGCCGGCCGTCCAGGTAGATGGATCCTTTCCAGGGCCGCAGGAGCCCGGCGGCGATCTTCAAGAGCGTGGTCTTGCCGCTCCCGTTGGGCCCGAGGAGCGCCGTCAGGCCGGGCCCCACCGAAAGGGAAACGTCCCGGACGACGTCAGGGCCGCCGGGGGCGAAGCGGTGGCTGACCCGCTCAAGCTGCAGCATCGTGCTGCCCCCGCTTCAGCAGGTACAAGAAGAACGGCCCGCCGACCAGCGTGGTCACCACGCCGACGGGAAGCTCCGCGGGGCGCACGGCGACCCTCGCCCCGAGATCTGCCAGGACGAGCAGAAGCCCCCCCGCCAGCGCGGAGCCGACCAGAAGGCGCCGGTAGTCGCCCCCGACCAGCCGGCGCACGATGTGCGGTACCACCAGCCCCACGAACCCCACGATCCCCACCTGGGAGACCACCGCCGCCGTGGCCAGAGACGCTCCCGCCACCACGGCGAGCTTCAGCGCCTCCACGGGAAGGCCCAGGGTGGCGGCCACGTCCTCGCCAAGCTGCAGGGCGTTGAGGGCCCGCCCGCACGGGATGAGGAGCAGCATACCGGCGACCGCGTAAGGCAGGGCCGCGGAGAACTGCGGCCATCCGGCCATGGCGAGATTCCCCAGGCTCCAATTGAAGATGGATCGAACTCTGTCCGCGTCCCGCAGCATCAGGTACACCGTGGCGGCCGTCAGGATCGACCCCACGACCACCCCGGACAGCACCAGGTCCGTGGTGCGCCGGCCGCCGGCCGTGCGGGCGAGGCTGAGTGCCGCCAGGACTGCGAGCATGGCCCCAAGGAACGCCGCGGCCGGCACGTACGACAGCACCGGCCCCGCAAGCCCGGTGAACGCCGCCGGTAGCGCCGCGCCAAGTGTCATGGCCACCGCGGCTCCGCAGAGCGCTCCCGACGCCACGCCCATCAGGTACGGGTCGGCGAGCGGGTTGCGGAACAGGCCCTGCAGCGCCGCTCCCGACATCCCCAGCGCTGCGCCCGAAAGCAGCCCCATCAGCACCCGGGGGAGGCGAAGCTGCCAGACGATGGCCGGCTCCCCCGCCAGCTCCCCGCCCCGCAGCCCGTCCCGCAGGCTTGAGGCCACGTCGGCCCAGGAGACCGGCACGGTTCCCCACTTCAGCGCCATAGCCGACGCAGCGAGGACGGCAAAGGCCAGGCCGGCCCACCTCGCGGCGGGCACGGCGAGCGCGGCCGCCGGCGCGCTTCGCGCCCCGATGGCATCAGCGGATCTCAAGGTCGCTCCAGCTCGTCTCGCAGGGCCGGGTGCAGGATCTCCACCAGCAGCCGCAGCGCCTCGACGCTTCGGGGGCCGGGGCGGTTCAGCACGTCCACCTGCGCGGCGTTCAGGGCCACGACCCGCCCCGATTTCACCGCCGCAAGCCCTGCCCAGCCCGGGCGTTCGGCCACCCGGGCGGGCGTCTCCCCGTACGGCGCGTCGCCCAGGATGATCACGTCGGGGTCGGAGGCGATGACCAGTTCCGGGCTGATGCGGGGGAACAGGCCCAGCCGGGCCGGCACCACATTTCGCCCGCCGGCTTTCGAGATCATCACCCCGATGAACGAGTCCGGCCCGGCAGAATACGGCGTGGGATCGATCTCGTAGTAGACAGCCGGCCGCTCAGGATCAGAATGCGCCAGCTCCTCGAGCCGCTCCATCTCCCGCTGCAGGCTTTCGGCCACCTGGCGTGCCTGCGCCTGTTCGTTGAGCAGCACGCCCAGCGTCTCGAGGTTGCGGAAGATGTCGTCGAACGTTTCTGACCGCATCACGAAGACCGTCAGGCCGGCCTGCGCGAGCACCTGGAGGACCGAATCGTACTTGCTGAGCACCACCAGGTCCGGCTTGAGGGCCACGATGCGTTCCGGGACGGGGTTGTACAGGCTGCCCAGCTTGGGCAGCGCCCTGACGTGTTCCGGGTAATTGGAATAGTCATCGACGCCGATGAGCCGGTCACACGCTCCGATGGCGCAGACCGTTTCGGTCAACGAGGGAACCAGCGAAACGACCCGCACGGGCTCGGCGGGCAGCGTTACGGTCCTCCCCGCATCGTCCTGCAGGGTTAGCGGATAAGCGGCAGCGGCAGCACCGGCCGCAAGGGCGGAAAGACTCAAGAGAAGGACGATCACACCGACGAGCGCGGGGACGCCGGAGCGAAACTTTCGAAGGTGCACCCTGCACCACTCCCCTTCCTCGAGAGGTGCCCGAACCAAGCGGTGCTGAATAGAGAGCATCGGGCTCCCCTGGCAGGTATTCGGGCTTCCAGGATGTCCCGGCCGCTCCACTCGCGCCGGGCTCCCGGTTACCGCTGCGGGACAGCGCCGGACTTTCACCGGACTTCCCCACTTTAAGCCGGGACTACGCGCCCCGGCACCAGGGGCCGCTATTCAGTTATGACCCTCCAGCAGGGAGAATATCGCGTCTCCCATCTTCAGGCAAGAAGGGCGGCGCGGGGCGACGCACCGAAACGAGCCGCCGCGCGTCCCGCTTTCTCGAATGGCAGCAGGTAACCGGAAGCCTCTGCCCAATTCTGGTCCAGACCACCACCCACGACAGGGGGGTTGCAAAGTGCACCCGCTCGTGTCCCGCATGACGCTCGAAGAGAAGATCGGGCAGATGCTCATGCCCCAGGTGCTGCCCGACGAGTCCGGCATGCCCTCTGACCAGACCCGCGAGATGGTCTCCCGCTACGGTGCGGGCTTTGTCATCACCTACGGCCACCGCACCGTCCGGCACCTCGCCGAATCGAACAATCGCCTGCAGCGGTGGGCCGCCTCGACACGCCTCGGGATCCCGGTCATGGTGGGAGCAGACCTGGAGTACGGGCTGCGCCACAACGTCAGGTACGGTACGACAGCCTTCCCCCGCCAGATGGGCATCGCTGCAGCAGCTTCAGAGCAGCTTGCCGAGCAGATCGCGCTGGCCATAGCACGCCAGGCGCGTGCTGCCGGGGTTCACTGGAACTTCTCGCCGGTCGTAGACGTGAACACCAACCCGGCCAACCCGGTCATCGGCGTCCGCGCTTTCAGCGATGATCCCGAACGGGTGGCGCGCTTCGGCACCGCCATGGTCAGGGGCTACCAGAAGGGTGGCGTCGTCTCCACGCCCAAGCACTACCCGGGCCACGGGGACACGTCAGCCGATTCGCACGTGGACCTGCCCGCCGTTGCCTACGACCCGGACACCCTGCGCCGGGTGCACCTGCGGCCGTTTTCCGCCGCCTTCGATGCCGGGGCCGACTCCATCATGACCGCGCACATGATCGTCCGGTGCATCGATCCCGACCGGCCTGCCACCGTCTCGGAAGGCGTCCTGAGCGGCCTTTTGCGGCGGGAGCAGAACTTCCAGGGCGTCGTGGTCACCGATGCCATGAGCATGGGCGCCATCGCCGACCGCTTCGGCCCCGGTGAGGCCGCCGTGATGGCAGTGAAGGCAGGAGCGGACGTGGTCATGATGACCGGCTCCTACGCCAACCAGGTGGCGGCGTGGGTCGCTCTGGTGCAGGCGTCGCTCCGCCACGAGATCGACCCGGCGCGCATCGACGCCTCCGTGGACCGCATCCTGCGCCTCAAGGAGAAGTACCACCTGCTCGAGGCCGGCCACCCTGTCGATGCTCTCGTCAAGTCCGATGAGGCCGAAAAGGAAGCTTTCTCGCCGGCCCACCGGGAACTCGCCTCGGAGGCCTACCGCCGCAGCCTCACCGTGCTTGTAAACCGCGGAGCCCTCCCGTTCAGGCCGGACCGCGTGCGGACGCTCCTCGTCACAGGCCCGCGGGAGGCCGAGGTCGTGGCCCAAGCCATGCGGCGCCGCTTTGCGGCCGTTATCTCCCTGCCTACCCCCGGTAACGGCTTCGAGGGTTCGTTCAACCCCTCCCCGGATGAACTGGAAGCCGCCGGGCGCCTGGCCCGCGCGGTCGATGCCGCCCTGGTGCTCACCTACTCCTCGTTCAAGCCGCCCCTTGCCCCGGGCCAGGTCCAACTGGTGCGGCGCGTCCGGGAAGCCGGCATCCCGACGGTGGTGGCAGCGCTCGGCCTGCCTTACGACATCACGAGCCTCGGGGACGCAGATGCCTTCATCGCCACCTATGCGCAGGACAGATGGGGCACCCCAAGCCCTCTTCCCCAGGAACTGGCAGATGCTCTGGCCGGGCTTGTGGCCGGCGAGTTCGAGGCAACTGGCCGCCTGCCGGT from Bacillota bacterium includes:
- a CDS encoding LLM class F420-dependent oxidoreductase, with the protein product MGVAVQTQARPAVTRRWKASPLRVGAMIPQGWLMDLPAEAPPQQQWRLMGRVARTLEGTGFDSGWLYDHFHTVPTPASFSVFECWTATSALLAQTVSLRIGQLVTCNSYRNPALLAKMAATADVISGGRLEFGIGAGWYEHEYRGYGYPFERASVRIRMLDEALQVIRRLWTEQVVTFEGRYYRLQNAYCDPKPLQRPRPSILVGGGGERLTLRVVARWADRANFGGSLDNFRHKADVLLSHCERVGRDPQEIELTYTCPVIIGRDRGAVETMVRRFVPANVERERYAREAAIGTPEEVAAFLRSFVDAGASYLILNIRGAAEITPLELFGERVLPLLRA
- a CDS encoding glycoside hydrolase family 3 N-terminal domain-containing protein, with the protein product MHPLVSRMTLEEKIGQMLMPQVLPDESGMPSDQTREMVSRYGAGFVITYGHRTVRHLAESNNRLQRWAASTRLGIPVMVGADLEYGLRHNVRYGTTAFPRQMGIAAAASEQLAEQIALAIARQARAAGVHWNFSPVVDVNTNPANPVIGVRAFSDDPERVARFGTAMVRGYQKGGVVSTPKHYPGHGDTSADSHVDLPAVAYDPDTLRRVHLRPFSAAFDAGADSIMTAHMIVRCIDPDRPATVSEGVLSGLLRREQNFQGVVVTDAMSMGAIADRFGPGEAAVMAVKAGADVVMMTGSYANQVAAWVALVQASLRHEIDPARIDASVDRILRLKEKYHLLEAGHPVDALVKSDEAEKEAFSPAHRELASEAYRRSLTVLVNRGALPFRPDRVRTLLVTGPREAEVVAQAMRRRFAAVISLPTPGNGFEGSFNPSPDELEAAGRLARAVDAALVLTYSSFKPPLAPGQVQLVRRVREAGIPTVVAALGLPYDITSLGDADAFIATYAQDRWGTPSPLPQELADALAGLVAGEFEATGRLPVAVPQTASPSSP
- a CDS encoding iron ABC transporter permease, which translates into the protein MRSADAIGARSAPAAALAVPAARWAGLAFAVLAASAMALKWGTVPVSWADVASSLRDGLRGGELAGEPAIVWQLRLPRVLMGLLSGAALGMSGAALQGLFRNPLADPYLMGVASGALCGAAVAMTLGAALPAAFTGLAGPVLSYVPAAAFLGAMLAVLAALSLARTAGGRRTTDLVLSGVVVGSILTAATVYLMLRDADRVRSIFNWSLGNLAMAGWPQFSAALPYAVAGMLLLIPCGRALNALQLGEDVAATLGLPVEALKLAVVAGASLATAAVVSQVGIVGFVGLVVPHIVRRLVGGDYRRLLVGSALAGGLLLVLADLGARVAVRPAELPVGVVTTLVGGPFFLYLLKRGQHDAAA
- the fba gene encoding class II fructose-1,6-bisphosphate aldolase encodes the protein MALVTLYQCLREAERGGYGVGAFNVNNMEQVQGIMQAAREARSPVILQASRGALKYTNLVYLKHLIQAALEENPDIPAVVHLDHGDSLETVKTAVALGFSSVMIDGSHLEFEQNVALTRAVVEYAHDRGVSVEAELGTLGGIEEDVAGKVKLTDPAQAEAFVERTGCDALAVAIGTSHGAYKFKGEPKLALDLVPEIYRRVRIPLVMHGSSSVPAELVEEVNRFGGRLAGSRGVPLESIQRAIQLGVRKINVDTDIRLAVTAAIRRVFTESPEKFDPREYLGPAREAIAGVVRSRMEAFGCAGHAGDYKPVSLAQMRERYRSAT
- a CDS encoding ABC transporter substrate-binding protein, whose protein sequence is MIVLLLSLSALAAGAAAAAYPLTLQDDAGRTVTLPAEPVRVVSLVPSLTETVCAIGACDRLIGVDDYSNYPEHVRALPKLGSLYNPVPERIVALKPDLVVLSKYDSVLQVLAQAGLTVFVMRSETFDDIFRNLETLGVLLNEQAQARQVAESLQREMERLEELAHSDPERPAVYYEIDPTPYSAGPDSFIGVMISKAGGRNVVPARLGLFPRISPELVIASDPDVIILGDAPYGETPARVAERPGWAGLAAVKSGRVVALNAAQVDVLNRPGPRSVEALRLLVEILHPALRDELERP
- a CDS encoding ABC transporter ATP-binding protein; its protein translation is MLQLERVSHRFAPGGPDVVRDVSLSVGPGLTALLGPNGSGKTTLLKIAAGLLRPWKGSIYLDGRPISRYSTWERARLVAYVPQQTLLPGGMTVMQVVLLGRIPHTGWLGAETAKDRAAAREAMEATGLGSLALRPVHALSGGERQRVALARALATGGRYLLLDEPTSHLDLKHQAALVAVLRQKKAAGTGILMVVHDPNLAALADRVVLLAGGTVVAEGPPGQVLAPGTLSVAYGGGFDVVEAPGGRRAVLPGATP